From a single Fusobacterium ulcerans ATCC 49185 genomic region:
- a CDS encoding carbohydrate ABC transporter permease — translation MKVKKENYMIALLVPAISIFTTFVFWPIVRTVYLSFFDWNMISRNKKFVLLDNYTSILTDSVIYKSLGNTFLYIIFLGIFNFILPYIFAYALALLISRLKSFYRAMIFFPSIISLVVASLVFLWLFNPMSGPISKVYELFGIESPFWLKTNGLVILLVSIITAWKIFGYNLILLLAGVLEVPSELIESAKIDKLSNLQIFIYIVLPMTSSTALYVLIMTVVYGLQQVFVPINVLTQGGPNNGSTNLVYSIYQYAFTFFQTGRASALAIITTLFFFVLISLKIKILEKGVYYEN, via the coding sequence TTGAAAGTAAAAAAAGAAAATTACATGATTGCACTTTTAGTTCCAGCTATTAGTATTTTTACTACATTTGTTTTCTGGCCCATAGTGAGAACTGTTTATCTCAGTTTTTTTGACTGGAATATGATAAGTAGAAATAAAAAGTTTGTACTGCTGGATAATTATACAAGTATATTGACTGATTCAGTTATATATAAATCATTAGGAAATACATTCTTATACATAATATTTTTGGGAATATTTAATTTTATACTTCCATATATATTTGCTTATGCATTGGCACTGCTTATCAGCAGATTAAAGAGTTTCTATAGGGCAATGATATTTTTTCCAAGTATAATTTCCCTTGTGGTAGCTTCTTTGGTATTCTTATGGCTTTTCAATCCCATGTCAGGGCCTATATCAAAAGTTTATGAATTATTTGGGATAGAATCTCCATTTTGGCTAAAAACCAATGGATTAGTAATTCTTCTGGTAAGTATTATAACAGCATGGAAAATATTTGGATATAATCTAATACTTCTTTTAGCAGGGGTACTAGAAGTTCCATCAGAATTAATAGAAAGTGCAAAAATAGATAAGCTTTCCAATCTTCAAATATTTATATATATAGTACTTCCCATGACATCTTCAACAGCTTTGTATGTATTGATAATGACAGTGGTATATGGACTGCAGCAAGTATTTGTTCCTATAAATGTTCTTACCCAAGGAGGGCCAAACAATGGAAGTACAAACCTTGTATATAGTATATATCAGTATGCTTTCACATTTTTTCAGACAGGAAGAGCTTCAGCATTAGCTATAATCACTACTCTGTTTTTCTTTGTATTGATAAGTTTGAAGATAAAAATACTGGAAAAAGGAGTCTATTATGAAAACTAG
- a CDS encoding methylated-DNA--[protein]-cysteine S-methyltransferase has product MYYSTHYSSPLGEILLASDGDNLIGLWYEGQKYYAATIKEETAVKSELSVFKITKKWLDRYFNGEKPNISELPLSPKGGEFRKAVWDILCKIPYGKTITYGEIAEIVAGKMGKERMSSQAVGGAVGHNPIAIIIPCHRVVGKNGSLTGFASGISKKIKLLELEKVDISHFFVPTKGTAL; this is encoded by the coding sequence ATGTATTACTCAACACACTACTCATCACCTTTAGGTGAAATATTACTTGCAAGTGATGGAGATAATCTCATTGGATTATGGTATGAGGGACAAAAATATTATGCTGCTACTATCAAAGAGGAAACAGCAGTTAAATCAGAACTTTCTGTATTCAAAATTACAAAAAAATGGCTGGATAGATATTTTAATGGAGAGAAACCAAATATTTCAGAACTTCCATTATCTCCAAAGGGTGGAGAGTTTAGAAAAGCTGTATGGGATATTTTATGTAAAATTCCTTATGGAAAAACTATTACTTATGGAGAAATTGCAGAAATTGTAGCTGGTAAAATGGGAAAAGAAAGAATGTCCAGTCAGGCAGTTGGTGGAGCAGTGGGGCATAACCCTATTGCTATCATCATTCCATGTCATCGTGTTGTAGGAAAAAATGGAAGCTTAACTGGATTTGCAAGCGGTATCAGTAAAAAGATTAAATTATTGGAACTTGAAAAAGTTGATATATCACATTTTTTTGTTCCTACTAAAGGGACAGCACTTTGA
- a CDS encoding DNA-3-methyladenine glycosylase 2 family protein, producing the protein MMLKDKKYAWYMAFKAKDTRFDGRFFVGVSSTKVYCRPVCRAKMPKFENCTFFSTAAAAEQAGYRPCLICRPELAPGTSVTDATASLVRHAAKTLEEECGNGDSIEETASHLGCTSRHLRRVFVSEYNVTPTQYLQTCRLLLAKSLLTDTNLSVLEVAMASGFGSLRRFNDVFKKQYKLVPTALRKQSGNEKKQTDEITLALGYRPPYQWEHILNFLAMRAIPGVETVRDNKYYRTVHFINEKQQIYGWIQIEHQPVGSTLKVTMSATLLPVLSQVLARVRHLFDLSCDPYAVYQALESMNEINPELCVLGIRVPGSFNPFEMAVRAVLGQQITIKAARTLAARLTENFGTPIQTGIDGLTHVFPEPEDILNLKDKINEYLGKIGIIQTRSKTILELAQAFQEKSIDFNSCNYPEKEIKKLMNISGIGSWTAQYIAMRAMGWTDAFLETDYGVKKTLAPRTSKEILALAEVWRPWRSYATVSLWNLL; encoded by the coding sequence ATGATGCTGAAAGACAAAAAATATGCATGGTATATGGCATTTAAAGCAAAAGATACAAGATTTGATGGACGTTTTTTTGTTGGGGTATCTTCTACAAAAGTATATTGTCGTCCAGTATGTCGGGCAAAAATGCCGAAATTTGAAAATTGTACTTTTTTCTCTACAGCAGCAGCGGCAGAACAGGCAGGATATCGCCCATGTCTGATATGCAGACCAGAACTTGCTCCAGGAACTTCTGTTACAGATGCTACAGCTTCTCTTGTCAGGCATGCAGCTAAAACACTGGAAGAAGAATGTGGAAATGGTGATAGTATAGAGGAAACTGCCAGTCATCTTGGATGTACATCCCGCCATTTACGCAGGGTATTTGTATCAGAATATAATGTAACTCCAACACAGTATCTACAAACCTGCAGACTGCTTCTTGCTAAAAGTCTGCTCACTGATACAAATTTATCAGTTCTTGAAGTTGCAATGGCTTCTGGTTTTGGAAGCTTAAGACGTTTTAATGATGTTTTTAAAAAACAGTATAAACTTGTACCTACTGCTTTACGTAAACAGTCTGGAAATGAAAAAAAGCAAACTGATGAAATAACTTTGGCATTGGGATATCGGCCTCCTTATCAATGGGAGCATATTTTAAATTTTCTGGCTATGCGTGCTATTCCAGGAGTAGAAACAGTAAGAGATAACAAGTATTATCGTACTGTACATTTTATAAATGAAAAACAACAGATATATGGCTGGATACAAATTGAGCACCAGCCTGTTGGCAGTACTCTAAAGGTTACTATGTCAGCAACTCTTCTTCCTGTACTATCACAGGTATTAGCTCGTGTAAGGCATCTATTTGATTTGTCATGTGATCCATATGCAGTATATCAAGCTTTGGAATCAATGAATGAAATTAATCCTGAACTTTGTGTTTTAGGTATTCGTGTACCTGGATCTTTTAATCCATTTGAAATGGCAGTAAGAGCAGTATTAGGTCAGCAGATTACTATAAAAGCAGCAAGAACATTAGCAGCAAGACTTACAGAAAACTTTGGTACACCAATTCAAACTGGAATAGATGGATTGACTCATGTTTTTCCAGAACCAGAAGATATTTTGAATTTAAAGGATAAAATTAATGAATATCTTGGAAAAATAGGTATAATTCAAACAAGATCAAAGACGATTTTAGAACTTGCTCAAGCATTTCAAGAAAAAAGCATAGATTTTAATTCCTGCAATTATCCAGAAAAAGAGATAAAAAAATTAATGAATATTTCTGGAATAGGAAGTTGGACAGCTCAATATATTGCTATGCGTGCTATGGGGTGGACTGATGCTTTTCTGGAAACTGATTATGGAGTAAAAAAGACATTGGCACCTCGTACTTCAAAAGAAATACTGGCTTTAGCAGAAGTGTGGCGTCCTTGGAGGAGCTATGCAACAGTTAGCTTATGGAATTTGTTATAA